Proteins encoded by one window of Catharus ustulatus isolate bCatUst1 chromosome Z, bCatUst1.pri.v2, whole genome shotgun sequence:
- the LOC117011108 gene encoding serine/threonine-protein kinase pim-1-like: MDTTQKKARSSSSVACSLHTLQLHLTLHQQPSTAGKDRDTLEQEPRMDTEMLRGLKQLSCKESQESLRQLGFLSLVKRLGLRLDPTVAFQICFALDFFLSLFRSMVHGSSSVGFTEATDERLRVAAAQQQQQQQQQRLSRSLFHSTSRPLSIPFSLSQSLYSRSIPSVSPSPAHAAPVDEPAPCPSLPGLPLCRLRRALSLLAVAPFEEPLEELLCSAAGPEPLEPGVAQEAAAPRAGGCPGQNGESAVPVARAEKPSLQQLYRLGPLLGSGGCGRVYAGTRLADGAPVAIKGVPRDRIWEWARLHDGALVPMELALLSMVSCPGFRSVVQLLDWFELPDGFALVMERPERCQDLWHLLHAGGFLPEPVARGVFCQVLQAVRHCTSRGVLHRDIKAENILIDLATGEAKLIDFGCGTILQDTLYTHMAGTREYFPPEWILFGCYHGQPATIWTLGILLYQLVCRHLPFKTREDIVRGQLFFPPRVSQECQHLIRWCLCMDPADRPCLEDLLEHPSLQKPHLTQETAEIHPSA, encoded by the exons ATGGACACAA CTCAGAAGAAGGCAAGGAGTTCATCGAGTGTGGCATGCTCCCTGCACACTCTGCAGCTTCATCTGACTCTGCATCAACAACCCAGCACGGCCggcaaggacagggacacgctggagcaggagcccaggATGGACACGGAGATGCTGCGAGGGCTGAAGCAGCTCTCCTGCAAGGAAAGCCAGGAAAGCCTGAGACAGCTGGGCTTCCTCAGCCTGGTCAAGAGACTTGGGCTTAGGCTTGACCCaactgtggccttcca AATTTGCTTCGctttggatttctttctttctctgtttcgTTCCATGGTGCACGGCAGCTCCTCCGTTGGGTTCACGGAGGCCACGGACGAACGGCTGCGCGTGGCGGcggctcagcagcagcagcagcagcagcagcagcgcctcTCTCGATCGCTTTTCCACTCGACTTCCCgccccctctccatccccttctCCCTTTCACAGTCCCTCTACTCCCGTTCCATCCCGTCCGTCTCTCCCAGCCCGGCTCATGCCGCGCCTGTGGACGAGCCGGCCCCCTGCCCGTCCCTACCAGGCCTGCCACTGTGCCGCCTCCGCAGGGCACTCTCCCTCCTGGCTGTGGCACCTTTTGAAGAGCCTCTGGAAGAGCTCctctg CTCGGCCGCCGGCCCTGAGCCGCTGGAGCCCGGGGTGGCTCAGGAAGCAGCAGCGCCCAGGGCGGGCGGGTGCCCCGGGCAGAATGGCGAGAGCGCGGTGCCGGTCGCACGGGCGGAGAaaccttccctgcagcagctctacCGGCTGGGCCCGCTGCTGGGGAGCGGCGGCTGCGGCAGAGTTTACGCCGGGACCCGGCTCGCCGACGGCGCCCCG GTGGCCATCAAAGGAGTGCCCCGCGATCGCATCTGGGAGTGGGCGCGGCTG CACGACGGCGCCCTTGTGCCcatggagctggcactgctctccatgGTGTCGTGCCCTGGCTTCCGTAGCGTCGTGCAGCTCCTGGACTGGTTCGAGCTGCCCGACGGCTTCGCCCTGGTCATGGAGCGTCCGGAGCGCTGCCAGGACCTCTGGCACCTGCTGCACGCAGGAGGGTTCCTGCCAGAGCCCGTGGCACGGGGGGTGTtctgccaggtgctgcaggcCGTGCGGCACTGCACCAGCCGCGGCGTGCTGCACCGCGACATCAAGGCCGAGAACATCCTCATTGACCTGGCCACCGGTGAGGCAAAGCTCATTGACTTTGGCTGCGGCACCATCCTCCAGGACACCTTGTACACCCACATGGCAG GAACGCGGGAGTACTTCCCACCAGAGTGGATCCTCTTCGGCTGCTACCACGGCCAGCCAGCCACCATCTGGACCCTGGGCATCCTGCTCTATCAGCTGGTGTGCAGGCACCTTCCCTTTAAAACCAGAGAGGACATCGTCCGGGGCCAGCTCTTCTTCCCGCCCCGGGTGTCTCAAG AGTGCCAGCACCTCATCAGGTGGTGTTTATGCATGGACCCTGCAGACAGGCCATGTCTGGAAGATCTTTTAGAGCATCCTTCGCTGCAGAAGCCCCACTTGACCCAGGAGACAGCAGAGATCCATCCCTCTGCATAG